A single region of the Mannheimia bovis genome encodes:
- a CDS encoding GNAT family N-acetyltransferase, translating to MQIRKAVEADFETILAIYNQAIPTHQITADLELATTENRRKWFDFHLQSIQYPIWVVEDETGIVGWFSFSPFYERPAFVHTSEISIYLDGNAKGKGYGSKIIEFMQAEMLHHNIHTLMAYVFELNTVSQNLMKKHGFEQWGRFPYIANMGKDEKGNDKWRTLLMMSYQKGIE from the coding sequence ATGCAGATCCGAAAAGCAGTCGAAGCGGATTTTGAAACCATACTAGCGATATACAATCAAGCTATTCCAACTCATCAAATTACGGCTGATTTGGAATTAGCAACCACAGAAAACCGCCGAAAGTGGTTTGATTTTCATCTTCAAAGCATCCAGTATCCGATCTGGGTGGTAGAAGACGAAACGGGCATTGTCGGTTGGTTTAGTTTCTCGCCATTTTATGAAAGACCAGCTTTTGTGCATACTTCTGAGATTAGTATCTATTTAGATGGTAATGCCAAAGGAAAAGGTTACGGCTCGAAAATTATTGAGTTTATGCAAGCGGAAATGTTACATCATAATATTCACACTTTAATGGCGTATGTCTTTGAACTTAATACCGTTAGTCAAAATCTAATGAAAAAACACGGCTTCGAACAATGGGGGCGTTTTCCGTATATTGCAAATATGGGAAAAGATGAGAAGGGAAATGATAAATGGCGAACGTTACTGATGATGTCTTACCAAAAAGGCATTGAGTAA
- the narQ gene encoding nitrate/nitrite two-component system sensor histidine kinase NarQ — protein MIKPKYSIARRIGLYFLIMIVFASIISGISLGIMWSNKSDASLINVSGSLRMQSYRLLSEMDSRKEILAERLLEYHRTLHSTELSSLKQSWLLPDNVIHSYQQLLKDWYAMQSYVNQGDKASYATHIEDYVQKVDNFVFRLQEFAELKLKIATGVIAVSMLLIILLAYIGVWYTRKKIISPLKQLVKASWQIQNKDFDHIKLAVDEPNELGLLSSTFTEMSNELLKLYTSLEDKVQDKTRRLLAVNRSLLVLYQCSQLLTAKPINKDVLNQVLKTVFDNEHLLGIKLQVYGAEHWNVSIDNALQAEWISTEIAIENEKLGILSWKPSLLCPDERLLQNVSEMIGRSIYVVQVQKQQQQLVLMEERAIIARELHDSLAQSLTFFKIQVSLLKLAKSDEKRNEILSVFEKALNDAYSQLRELLTTFRLTIQEANLQQALEKILESLRPKTSAQLCLSCKLPSHMFNAQQQVHMLQIVREAVINAIKHSQATEIKVIAETNDDGEHCLIVQDNGIGLASHTEPEGHYGLTIMQERAAELKADFSIENVESGGVRVKVVLPSMLSKR, from the coding sequence ATGATTAAACCTAAATATTCCATCGCAAGGCGTATCGGACTTTATTTCTTAATTATGATCGTTTTTGCCTCTATAATTAGTGGCATTTCACTTGGGATTATGTGGAGCAATAAATCTGATGCCAGTTTGATTAATGTATCGGGTTCGTTGCGTATGCAAAGCTATCGCCTTTTGTCGGAAATGGATTCGAGGAAAGAAATTTTAGCCGAGCGTTTGCTGGAATATCATCGTACTTTGCATTCAACAGAGCTGAGCTCCCTTAAGCAAAGCTGGCTGCTACCTGATAATGTAATACATAGCTACCAACAATTACTGAAGGATTGGTATGCGATGCAGTCTTATGTCAATCAAGGCGATAAAGCCAGCTATGCAACACACATTGAAGATTATGTGCAAAAAGTGGATAACTTTGTCTTTCGTTTACAAGAGTTTGCGGAGTTAAAACTAAAAATTGCCACAGGTGTAATTGCTGTTTCAATGTTATTGATTATTCTACTTGCGTACATTGGTGTGTGGTATACACGGAAAAAAATTATCAGCCCATTAAAGCAATTAGTTAAAGCCAGTTGGCAAATTCAGAATAAAGATTTCGATCACATAAAATTAGCGGTTGATGAACCGAATGAATTAGGTTTGCTTTCCTCTACTTTTACTGAAATGTCGAACGAATTATTAAAACTTTATACATCATTGGAAGATAAAGTACAGGATAAAACCCGCCGCTTATTAGCGGTTAATCGCTCTTTGCTTGTATTGTATCAATGCTCTCAATTATTAACCGCTAAACCGATTAATAAAGATGTGCTAAACCAAGTGCTGAAGACCGTATTTGATAATGAACATTTGCTTGGTATTAAGTTACAAGTCTATGGTGCAGAACATTGGAATGTCTCTATAGATAATGCCTTGCAAGCAGAGTGGATTTCGACTGAAATTGCGATAGAAAATGAAAAATTGGGAATATTAAGCTGGAAGCCCTCTTTACTTTGCCCGGATGAAAGGTTGTTGCAAAATGTATCAGAAATGATTGGACGAAGCATTTATGTCGTTCAAGTGCAAAAGCAGCAACAGCAATTAGTGTTAATGGAAGAGAGGGCGATTATTGCTCGTGAGTTGCACGATTCTTTAGCTCAATCGCTAACCTTTTTCAAAATTCAAGTAAGTCTGCTCAAACTGGCAAAAAGTGATGAGAAACGCAACGAAATTTTATCGGTATTTGAAAAAGCATTAAATGATGCCTATAGCCAATTAAGAGAGCTACTAACAACGTTTAGATTAACCATTCAAGAGGCAAATCTACAACAGGCATTAGAGAAAATTTTAGAAAGTTTACGTCCGAAAACGTCTGCACAGCTTTGCTTAAGTTGTAAATTGCCTTCACATATGTTCAATGCACAGCAGCAGGTACATATGTTGCAAATTGTACGGGAAGCAGTAATTAATGCCATCAAACATTCGCAAGCAACTGAAATTAAGGTTATTGCTGAAACGAATGATGATGGCGAGCATTGCTTAATCGTTCAAGATAACGGCATTGGCTTAGCCAGCCATACCGAACCGGAAGGGCATTATGGCTTAACCATTATGCAAGAGCGAGCAGCAGAACTAAAAGCTGATTTCTCCATTGAGAATGTGGAAAGCGGTGGTGTAAGGGTTAAAGTTGTTTTACCGAGTATGCTCAGCAAGCGGTAG
- a CDS encoding pyridoxal phosphatase — MIYQAVAFDLDGTLLSSNATILESSKQAIQKIREKGIKVYFVTGRHHTAVRPYYKELDLDTPVVCCNGTYVYDFKNEKALVGNPLSSQVASHLIAEAQAQGIHTAVYFEDAMTYETLNIHFEKFQKWVQSCPEAVRPNVYQVESFQQEIEKGTTIWKVLISDQDLVKLQSFVEKLPLDQVSPEWSWVDRVDITSVGNSKGARLAELLKTEGIELEQVIAFGDNFNDISMLEAVGLGIAMGGSEEEVQQKAKKTIGSNNEDSIANELKAQFNL; from the coding sequence ATGATTTACCAAGCGGTTGCTTTTGATTTAGATGGAACACTACTTTCATCAAATGCTACGATTTTAGAATCCAGTAAACAGGCAATTCAGAAGATAAGAGAAAAGGGGATAAAGGTTTATTTTGTTACTGGCAGACACCATACAGCGGTTCGCCCTTATTATAAAGAGCTAGATTTAGATACACCTGTTGTGTGCTGTAACGGTACTTATGTATATGATTTTAAAAATGAAAAAGCCCTTGTCGGCAATCCGCTATCGTCTCAAGTTGCGTCTCACTTAATTGCTGAAGCACAAGCTCAAGGCATTCACACCGCTGTTTATTTTGAAGATGCAATGACTTACGAAACTCTTAATATCCATTTTGAGAAATTCCAAAAATGGGTGCAATCTTGCCCTGAAGCGGTTCGCCCAAATGTTTATCAGGTGGAAAGTTTCCAACAAGAAATTGAAAAAGGCACGACTATTTGGAAGGTGCTGATCAGCGATCAAGATCTAGTGAAATTGCAAAGTTTTGTGGAAAAACTACCGCTTGATCAAGTAAGCCCTGAATGGTCTTGGGTCGATCGTGTTGATATTACCAGTGTCGGCAATAGTAAAGGAGCAAGGCTGGCGGAGTTATTAAAAACAGAAGGCATTGAATTAGAACAAGTTATCGCATTTGGTGATAATTTTAACGATATCTCTATGTTAGAAGCAGTTGGACTTGGTATTGCAATGGGGGGCTCGGAAGAAGAAGTACAGCAAAAAGCAAAGAAAACAATCGGTTCAAATAACGAAGACAGCATCGCCAATGAATTAAAAGCACAATTTAATCTTTAA
- a CDS encoding OmpA family protein: MKMEKRDLFRTFLFSSVALSVVACGNLSKVSDEGTTENPVFPKISESEFNHDGSQFGSWPNWENVRQIEKGMNKDQLYNLIGRPHFEEGLYGVREWDYAFNYRENGVHKICQYKILFDKNMNAQSFFWYPNGCNGNSSFTLTGDFLFDFDKDTLTTKGKEVVNNVAEQLKSTKAQQVKVAGYTDRLGSVEYNLDLSQRRANAVKARLIQQGVNAQIEAVGYGKANQVKPCEGYAHASQAEKDCLRPNRRVEISSNGGVMKQQEGGNVAGPNGPAPLYQTPAYNSGK; the protein is encoded by the coding sequence ATGAAAATGGAAAAAAGAGATCTTTTCCGTACATTTTTATTCTCTAGCGTAGCACTATCAGTTGTTGCGTGCGGTAACTTAAGTAAAGTGAGTGATGAGGGGACAACTGAAAATCCGGTATTCCCAAAAATTTCAGAGTCTGAATTCAACCACGATGGTTCACAATTTGGTTCTTGGCCAAACTGGGAAAACGTTCGTCAAATTGAAAAAGGAATGAACAAAGATCAATTATATAATCTAATTGGTCGTCCACATTTTGAAGAAGGTTTATATGGTGTTCGTGAATGGGATTATGCGTTCAACTACCGTGAAAACGGCGTTCACAAAATCTGTCAATATAAAATCTTATTTGATAAAAATATGAATGCACAAAGCTTCTTCTGGTATCCAAATGGCTGTAATGGCAACTCATCATTTACTTTAACAGGAGATTTCTTATTCGACTTCGATAAAGATACATTAACTACCAAAGGTAAAGAAGTAGTGAATAACGTAGCTGAGCAATTAAAATCAACTAAAGCACAGCAAGTTAAAGTAGCAGGTTACACGGACCGTTTAGGTTCTGTTGAATACAACCTAGATTTATCACAACGCCGTGCTAACGCAGTTAAAGCACGTTTAATCCAACAAGGTGTGAATGCTCAAATTGAAGCAGTTGGTTACGGTAAAGCGAACCAAGTTAAACCTTGTGAAGGTTATGCTCACGCAAGTCAAGCTGAGAAAGATTGTTTACGTCCTAACCGTCGTGTAGAAATTTCTTCAAACGGTGGGGTGATGAAACAGCAAGAGGGCGGTAATGTAGCAGGTCCTAACGGTCCGGCTCCACTTTACCAAACTCCTGCATACAACAGTGGTAAATAA